A window of the Lactuca sativa cultivar Salinas chromosome 5, Lsat_Salinas_v11, whole genome shotgun sequence genome harbors these coding sequences:
- the LOC111907771 gene encoding uncharacterized protein LOC111907771 translates to MALPQLLPSPSSSYLTHHNNPRLNPHHTLSFSLNSKISPPHHLRRRHRNSTSSLRCSSSSERHENIASTNSNDIVELPLFPLPLVLFPGAILPLQIFEYRYRIMMHTLLQTDLRFGVIYTDATSGTADVGCVGEVVKHERLVDDRFFIICKGQERFRVTKIVRTKPYLVAEVVWLEDRPSGNGEEDLEGLASEVESHMKDVIRLSNRLNGKPEKEAGDLRRNLFPTPFSFFVGSTFEGAPREQQALLELEDTMVRLKREKETLKNTLNYLSAASAVKDVFPSSSS, encoded by the coding sequence CTCCTCCCTTCCCCTTCTTCCTCTTACCTCACCCACCACAACAACCCTCGCTTAAACCCCCACCACACCCTCTCATTTTCACTTAACTCAAAAATCTCCCCTCCCCACCACCTTCGCCGCCGTCACCGGAACTCCACATCCTCCCTCCGCTGCTCCTCCTCCTCCGAACGACACGAAAACATCGCATCCACCAATTCGAATGACATCGTGGAGCTGCCGCTTTTCCCTCTCCCACTCGTCCTCTTCCCCGGAGCCATCCTCCCGTTACAGATCTTCGAATACCGTTACCGTATCATGATGCACACTCTCCTCCAAACCGACCTCCGTTTCGGCGTCATCTACACCGACGCAACCTCCGGCACGGCCGACGTCGGATGCGTCGGCGAGGTCGTGAAACACGAACGTCTCGTGGACGACCGGTTTTTTATCATATGTAAAGGTCAGGAACGTTTCCGCGTGACAAAAATCGTCCGCACGAAACCCTATCTTGTGGCGGAGGTGGTGTGGTTGGAGGACCGGCCGTCGGGGAACGGGGAAGAGGATTTAGAAGGCTTAGCAAGCGAAGTGGAGAGCCATATGAAAGACGTCATCAGGTTATCGAACCGATTGAACGGAAAACCAGAGAAGGAAGCCGGAGATTTACGCCGGAATCTATTTCCGACGCCGTTTTCGTTTTTCGTGGGGAGCACGTTTGAAGGTGCGCCGAGGGAACAGCAGGCGTTGCTTGAATTGGAGGATACGATGGTGAGGTTGAAGAGAGAGAAGGAGACGTTGAAGAATACTCTTAATTATCTATCCGCTGCTTCTGCTGTAAAAGATGTGTTTCCATCATCATCTTCATGA